The Anguilla anguilla isolate fAngAng1 chromosome 4, fAngAng1.pri, whole genome shotgun sequence genome has a window encoding:
- the unm_hu7910 gene encoding uncharacterized abhydrolase domain-containing protein DDB_G0269086 isoform X13, whose translation MGDPCTESNSMAESDSKPPSASKNGKGEGGSGHSFFTWFMVLALLGVWTSVAVVWFELVDYDDVLARAKEFRYNISEVLQGKLGAYDADGDGDFDVEDAKVLLGLTKDGSNENSDSLEEVLDILAEEGSDWFYGFLTFLYDVITPFEKVEDEESEAAEEDVAEDVSIEAAVPQKTKPKEEAAPVEVKKKVELEVVEPEEVNKKKPMKEHSTKEIGRKLKEALKEQLRMIHEKIEAKKIARLALFEVRTMIAKEDEERRAARALELKRVEAVQKAKEKLEAELREAREREEAEKRERAEKEREEKERAEKEREEKERAEKERAEKERADKEREEKERAEKEREEKERAEKEREEKERAEKEKAEKEKAEKERVEKEQLAKEKAEKERAERERLEKEKFEKERAEKERLAKEKAEKERAEKERLEKEKSEKERAEKERLAKEKAEKERAEKEKAEKEKAEKERAEKERLAKEKAEKERAEKERLAKEKAEKERAEKEKAEKERAEKERLAKEKAEKEMAEKEKAEKEKSEKERLAKEKAEKEKSEKERLAKEKAEKERAEKERAEKKAEKEKAEKERITKERAEKERVEKEKLAMEKAEKESAEKVRAHKKAEKERTAKEKVEKEKKPKQEKEEKPEKKSSKESEALPKEEKKSSSSEGDGKKSEKVGSRREEKRSKVERRFLKGLLKPSGKKAAKESKK comes from the exons ATGGGAGACCCTTGCACAGAATCCAACAGCATGGCTGAGTCGG ATTCGAAGCCGCCGTCTGCGAGCAAGAatgggaagggagagggaggctcGGGACACTCGTTCTTTACCTGGTTCATGGTTCTGGCTCTGCTGGGCGTCTGGACCTCTGTGGCCGTGGTATGGTTCGAGCTCGTCGACTATGATGACGTGCTGG CCAGGGCAAAGGAGTTCCGTTATAACATTTCAGAGGTATTACAAG GTAAACTGGGAGCCTACGATGCTGATGGCGATGGTGACTTTGATGTGGAGGATGCCAAAGTGCTTCTAG GCCTGACCAAAGATGGCAGTAATGAAAATTCAGATTCCCTTGAGGAAGTCCTTGATATCTTAGCTGAGGAAGGCTCTGATTGGTTTTACGGATTCCTCACGTTTCTCTATGACGTAATAACTCCTTTCGAGAAAGTGGAAGACGAAGAGAGCGAAGCGGCCGAGGAGGATGTTGCTG AAGATGTATCGATAGAAGCCGCTGTTCCGcaaaaaacaaagccaaaag AAGAAGCAGCGCCAGTTGAAGTTAAGAAAAAAGTCGAACTGGAAG TGGTGGAGCCAGAAGAAGTGAATAAGAAAAAACCTATGaaag AGCACTCCACAAAAGAAATTGGGAGGAAGTTAAAAGAAGCTTTAAAAGAGCAGCTGAGGATGATCCACGAGAAGATTGAGGCCAAAAAGATAGCCAGGTTGGCCCTGTTTGAGGTCAGGACCATGATCGCCAAAGAGGATGAGGAGAGACGCGCGGCGAGGGCTCTGGAGCTTAAGAGGGTGGAGGCTGTCCAGAAAGCCAAGGAGAAACTGGAGGCTGAGCTCAGGGaggcaagggagagagaagaggctgagaagagggagagagcagagaaagagcgggaagagaaagagagagcggagaaggagagggaagagaaagagagagcggagaaagagagggcagagaaagagagagcggataaagagagggaagagaaagagagagcggagaaagagagggaagagaaagagagagcagagaaggagagggaagagaaagagagagcggaaAAGGAGAAAGCTGAGAAAGAGAAGGCCGAGAAGGAGAGAGTGGAAAAGGAGCAATTAGCAAAAGAAAaggctgagaaagagagagcagaaagggagagattAGAGAAAGAAAAATTTGAGAAGGAACgagcagaaaaagagagattaGCAAAAGAGaaggcagagaaagaaagagcagaaaaggagagattagagaaagaaaaatctgaGAAGGAACgagcagaaaaagagagattaGCAAAAGAGAAggcggagaaagagagagcagaaaagGAGAAAGCTGAGAAAGAGAAGgccgagaaagagagagcagagaaggagagattagcaaaagaaaaggctgaaaaagagagagcagaaaaggagagattagcaaaagaaaaggctgaaaaagagagagccGAAAAGGAAAAGgccgagaaagagagagcagagaaggagagattaGCAAAAGAAAAGGCGGAGAAAGAGATGGCTGAGAAGGAAAAGGCGGAGAAAGAGAAGTCCGAAAAGGAGAGATTAGCAAAAgaaaaggcagagaaagagaagtcAGAAAAGGAGAGATTAGCAAAAGAAAaggctgagaaagagagagcagaaaagGAGAGGGCTGAGAAGAAGGCTGAGAAGGAGAAGGCAGAAAAGGAGAGGATCACAAAGGAAAgggcagagaaagaaagggtTGAAAAAGAGAAATTGGCAATGGAGAAGGCGGAAAAGGAGAGTGCTGAGAAAGTAAGGGCCCACAAAAAGgctgagaaagaaagaacggCAAAGGAGAAGgtagaaaaagagaagaagcctaaacaagaaaaagaagagaaaccaGAAAAGAAATCAAGTAAGGAATCCGAAGCCCTGccaaaagaagagaaaaagtcCAGCTCCTCCGAAGGAGATGGTAAGAAATCGGAGAAAGTTggcagcaggagagaggagaaacgGTCTAAAGTGGAGAGGAGATTTCTGAAGGGTCTTCTCAAACCCTCAGGCAAGAAGGCTGCCAAGGAATCTAAAAAATGA
- the unm_hu7910 gene encoding uncharacterized abhydrolase domain-containing protein DDB_G0269086 isoform X15, producing the protein MGDPCTESNSMAESDSKPPSASKNGKGEGGSGHSFFTWFMVLALLGVWTSVAVVWFELVDYDDVLARAKEFRYNISEVLQGKLGAYDADGDGDFDVEDAKVLLEDVSIEAAVPQKTKPKEEAAPVEVKKKVELEVVEPEEVNKKKPMKEHSTKEIGRKLKEALKEQLRMIHEKIEAKKIARLALFEVRTMIAKEDEERRAARALELKRVEAVQKAKEKLEAELREAREREEAEKRERAEKEREEKERAEKEREEKERAEKERAEKERADKEREEKERAEKEREEKERAEKEREEKERAEKEKAEKEKAEKERVEKEQLAKEKAEKERAERERLEKEKFEKERAEKERLAKEKAEKERAEKERLEKEKSEKERAEKERLAKEKAEKERAEKEKAEKEKAEKERAEKERLAKEKAEKERAEKERLAKEKAEKERAEKEKAEKERAEKERLAKEKAEKEMAEKEKAEKEKSEKERLAKEKAEKEKSEKERLAKEKAEKERAEKERAEKKAEKEKAEKERITKERAEKERVEKEKLAMEKAEKESAEKVRAHKKAEKERTAKEKVEKEKKPKQEKEEKPEKKSSKESEALPKEEKKSSSSEGDGKKSEKVGSRREEKRSKVERRFLKGLLKPSGKKAAKESKK; encoded by the exons ATGGGAGACCCTTGCACAGAATCCAACAGCATGGCTGAGTCGG ATTCGAAGCCGCCGTCTGCGAGCAAGAatgggaagggagagggaggctcGGGACACTCGTTCTTTACCTGGTTCATGGTTCTGGCTCTGCTGGGCGTCTGGACCTCTGTGGCCGTGGTATGGTTCGAGCTCGTCGACTATGATGACGTGCTGG CCAGGGCAAAGGAGTTCCGTTATAACATTTCAGAGGTATTACAAG GTAAACTGGGAGCCTACGATGCTGATGGCGATGGTGACTTTGATGTGGAGGATGCCAAAGTGCTTCTAG AAGATGTATCGATAGAAGCCGCTGTTCCGcaaaaaacaaagccaaaag AAGAAGCAGCGCCAGTTGAAGTTAAGAAAAAAGTCGAACTGGAAG TGGTGGAGCCAGAAGAAGTGAATAAGAAAAAACCTATGaaag AGCACTCCACAAAAGAAATTGGGAGGAAGTTAAAAGAAGCTTTAAAAGAGCAGCTGAGGATGATCCACGAGAAGATTGAGGCCAAAAAGATAGCCAGGTTGGCCCTGTTTGAGGTCAGGACCATGATCGCCAAAGAGGATGAGGAGAGACGCGCGGCGAGGGCTCTGGAGCTTAAGAGGGTGGAGGCTGTCCAGAAAGCCAAGGAGAAACTGGAGGCTGAGCTCAGGGaggcaagggagagagaagaggctgagaagagggagagagcagagaaagagcgggaagagaaagagagagcggagaaggagagggaagagaaagagagagcggagaaagagagggcagagaaagagagagcggataaagagagggaagagaaagagagagcggagaaagagagggaagagaaagagagagcagagaaggagagggaagagaaagagagagcggaaAAGGAGAAAGCTGAGAAAGAGAAGGCCGAGAAGGAGAGAGTGGAAAAGGAGCAATTAGCAAAAGAAAaggctgagaaagagagagcagaaagggagagattAGAGAAAGAAAAATTTGAGAAGGAACgagcagaaaaagagagattaGCAAAAGAGaaggcagagaaagaaagagcagaaaaggagagattagagaaagaaaaatctgaGAAGGAACgagcagaaaaagagagattaGCAAAAGAGAAggcggagaaagagagagcagaaaagGAGAAAGCTGAGAAAGAGAAGgccgagaaagagagagcagagaaggagagattagcaaaagaaaaggctgaaaaagagagagcagaaaaggagagattagcaaaagaaaaggctgaaaaagagagagccGAAAAGGAAAAGgccgagaaagagagagcagagaaggagagattaGCAAAAGAAAAGGCGGAGAAAGAGATGGCTGAGAAGGAAAAGGCGGAGAAAGAGAAGTCCGAAAAGGAGAGATTAGCAAAAgaaaaggcagagaaagagaagtcAGAAAAGGAGAGATTAGCAAAAGAAAaggctgagaaagagagagcagaaaagGAGAGGGCTGAGAAGAAGGCTGAGAAGGAGAAGGCAGAAAAGGAGAGGATCACAAAGGAAAgggcagagaaagaaagggtTGAAAAAGAGAAATTGGCAATGGAGAAGGCGGAAAAGGAGAGTGCTGAGAAAGTAAGGGCCCACAAAAAGgctgagaaagaaagaacggCAAAGGAGAAGgtagaaaaagagaagaagcctaaacaagaaaaagaagagaaaccaGAAAAGAAATCAAGTAAGGAATCCGAAGCCCTGccaaaagaagagaaaaagtcCAGCTCCTCCGAAGGAGATGGTAAGAAATCGGAGAAAGTTggcagcaggagagaggagaaacgGTCTAAAGTGGAGAGGAGATTTCTGAAGGGTCTTCTCAAACCCTCAGGCAAGAAGGCTGCCAAGGAATCTAAAAAATGA
- the unm_hu7910 gene encoding uncharacterized abhydrolase domain-containing protein DDB_G0269086 isoform X14 translates to MGDPCTESNSMAESDSKPPSASKNGKGEGGSGHSFFTWFMVLALLGVWTSVAVVWFELVDYDDVLGKLGAYDADGDGDFDVEDAKVLLGLTKDGSNENSDSLEEVLDILAEEGSDWFYGFLTFLYDVITPFEKVEDEESEAAEEDVAEDVSIEAAVPQKTKPKEEAAPVEVKKKVELEVVEPEEVNKKKPMKEHSTKEIGRKLKEALKEQLRMIHEKIEAKKIARLALFEVRTMIAKEDEERRAARALELKRVEAVQKAKEKLEAELREAREREEAEKRERAEKEREEKERAEKEREEKERAEKERAEKERADKEREEKERAEKEREEKERAEKEREEKERAEKEKAEKEKAEKERVEKEQLAKEKAEKERAERERLEKEKFEKERAEKERLAKEKAEKERAEKERLEKEKSEKERAEKERLAKEKAEKERAEKEKAEKEKAEKERAEKERLAKEKAEKERAEKERLAKEKAEKERAEKEKAEKERAEKERLAKEKAEKEMAEKEKAEKEKSEKERLAKEKAEKEKSEKERLAKEKAEKERAEKERAEKKAEKEKAEKERITKERAEKERVEKEKLAMEKAEKESAEKVRAHKKAEKERTAKEKVEKEKKPKQEKEEKPEKKSSKESEALPKEEKKSSSSEGDGKKSEKVGSRREEKRSKVERRFLKGLLKPSGKKAAKESKK, encoded by the exons ATGGGAGACCCTTGCACAGAATCCAACAGCATGGCTGAGTCGG ATTCGAAGCCGCCGTCTGCGAGCAAGAatgggaagggagagggaggctcGGGACACTCGTTCTTTACCTGGTTCATGGTTCTGGCTCTGCTGGGCGTCTGGACCTCTGTGGCCGTGGTATGGTTCGAGCTCGTCGACTATGATGACGTGCTGG GTAAACTGGGAGCCTACGATGCTGATGGCGATGGTGACTTTGATGTGGAGGATGCCAAAGTGCTTCTAG GCCTGACCAAAGATGGCAGTAATGAAAATTCAGATTCCCTTGAGGAAGTCCTTGATATCTTAGCTGAGGAAGGCTCTGATTGGTTTTACGGATTCCTCACGTTTCTCTATGACGTAATAACTCCTTTCGAGAAAGTGGAAGACGAAGAGAGCGAAGCGGCCGAGGAGGATGTTGCTG AAGATGTATCGATAGAAGCCGCTGTTCCGcaaaaaacaaagccaaaag AAGAAGCAGCGCCAGTTGAAGTTAAGAAAAAAGTCGAACTGGAAG TGGTGGAGCCAGAAGAAGTGAATAAGAAAAAACCTATGaaag AGCACTCCACAAAAGAAATTGGGAGGAAGTTAAAAGAAGCTTTAAAAGAGCAGCTGAGGATGATCCACGAGAAGATTGAGGCCAAAAAGATAGCCAGGTTGGCCCTGTTTGAGGTCAGGACCATGATCGCCAAAGAGGATGAGGAGAGACGCGCGGCGAGGGCTCTGGAGCTTAAGAGGGTGGAGGCTGTCCAGAAAGCCAAGGAGAAACTGGAGGCTGAGCTCAGGGaggcaagggagagagaagaggctgagaagagggagagagcagagaaagagcgggaagagaaagagagagcggagaaggagagggaagagaaagagagagcggagaaagagagggcagagaaagagagagcggataaagagagggaagagaaagagagagcggagaaagagagggaagagaaagagagagcagagaaggagagggaagagaaagagagagcggaaAAGGAGAAAGCTGAGAAAGAGAAGGCCGAGAAGGAGAGAGTGGAAAAGGAGCAATTAGCAAAAGAAAaggctgagaaagagagagcagaaagggagagattAGAGAAAGAAAAATTTGAGAAGGAACgagcagaaaaagagagattaGCAAAAGAGaaggcagagaaagaaagagcagaaaaggagagattagagaaagaaaaatctgaGAAGGAACgagcagaaaaagagagattaGCAAAAGAGAAggcggagaaagagagagcagaaaagGAGAAAGCTGAGAAAGAGAAGgccgagaaagagagagcagagaaggagagattagcaaaagaaaaggctgaaaaagagagagcagaaaaggagagattagcaaaagaaaaggctgaaaaagagagagccGAAAAGGAAAAGgccgagaaagagagagcagagaaggagagattaGCAAAAGAAAAGGCGGAGAAAGAGATGGCTGAGAAGGAAAAGGCGGAGAAAGAGAAGTCCGAAAAGGAGAGATTAGCAAAAgaaaaggcagagaaagagaagtcAGAAAAGGAGAGATTAGCAAAAGAAAaggctgagaaagagagagcagaaaagGAGAGGGCTGAGAAGAAGGCTGAGAAGGAGAAGGCAGAAAAGGAGAGGATCACAAAGGAAAgggcagagaaagaaagggtTGAAAAAGAGAAATTGGCAATGGAGAAGGCGGAAAAGGAGAGTGCTGAGAAAGTAAGGGCCCACAAAAAGgctgagaaagaaagaacggCAAAGGAGAAGgtagaaaaagagaagaagcctaaacaagaaaaagaagagaaaccaGAAAAGAAATCAAGTAAGGAATCCGAAGCCCTGccaaaagaagagaaaaagtcCAGCTCCTCCGAAGGAGATGGTAAGAAATCGGAGAAAGTTggcagcaggagagaggagaaacgGTCTAAAGTGGAGAGGAGATTTCTGAAGGGTCTTCTCAAACCCTCAGGCAAGAAGGCTGCCAAGGAATCTAAAAAATGA